In a genomic window of Aggregatimonas sangjinii:
- a CDS encoding DUF423 domain-containing protein, which translates to MVLISQCLGALYGLLAVIFGAFGAHALKKRFSEAQLQSFETGVKYQMYHAIVLLMLGFNLNLETSLERYMVYCFALGTFLFCFSIYGLTLSASKGKKLGFLGPITPLGGLLLVAGWGMLLYSFIRNLV; encoded by the coding sequence ATGGTCTTGATATCTCAATGTTTAGGTGCACTTTATGGTTTGCTCGCAGTTATTTTTGGTGCTTTTGGAGCCCACGCCTTAAAGAAACGGTTTTCCGAAGCACAATTACAAAGTTTTGAAACTGGGGTAAAATACCAGATGTACCATGCCATCGTGCTACTTATGCTAGGTTTTAACCTCAACTTAGAAACATCCCTTGAACGCTATATGGTCTATTGTTTTGCTCTGGGCACCTTTCTCTTTTGCTTTAGTATCTACGGGTTGACATTAAGTGCATCCAAAGGGAAAAAATTGGGCTTTCTGGGTCCCATTACTCCTCTAGGCGGACTATTGCTTGTAGCGGGCTGGGGAATGTTGTTGTATTCTTTTATTCGGAATTTGGTTTGA
- a CDS encoding DUF5916 domain-containing protein encodes MKTTLITICAMLFAQMVLFSQDSTDVVVKRTYTTKFLDGTASPAIDGLIDDPGWEIVEWEGDFIERRPDENTQPDHKTKFKIIYDEKFLYVGIRAYDSDPDKIEMRLSRRDGFQGDWVGIFIDSYHDKRSAFGFITTAAGVKADFFSSENGNNEDENWNPIWYTKTNIDSEGWTAEMKIPFSQLKFGKAKEQVWGIQVDRQYFRGEERYAWQRIKQDTPGFVSEFGLLDGLLNLEPQKQLEIQPYGVAKLETYEAEEGNPFRDGNDSQITGGLDAKIGITNDLTLDLTVNPDFGQVEADPSAIALDGFQIFFREQRPFFIENQNIFDYRISNSEAGNTFGSDNVFYSRRIGRSPQGFPNTADGEFVDQPENTAILGAAKFSGKTKNGWSIGVLESVTAKKYATIDNNGERRREVVEPLTNYFVGRLQKDFNDRNTFVGGIFTATNRDQLTPELDFLHKSAYSGGFDIKHQWQERDWYVGGNILFSHVIGGTEAIANTQQSIAHLFQRVGADHVSLETDRTSLTGTGGNIQLGKVGNGNWKFETGGTWRSPELELNDIGFQRQADDIRHYTWIGYQTLKPTKTFRRVGINYNHWSVWDFGGNHNSLRFNTNSWQNWDNNWFTNVGFNYEPKQFSNFALRGGPRLRLSPEIGFWNGYNTDRRKKVRFNVFHSGSKGVDNSYSFYNIDFGVTYQPFNALSISANPGYSINMDKLQYIDNIEANGNTTYLNGTVDQRTFSMSLRLNYTINPNLTIQYWGQPFISRGRYSDFKEVTDPLAKTFENRILTYSPNQISFEEGTYSVDRNLDATTDFSFGDPDFSFVQFRSNLVVRWEYIPGSEIFLVWSQDLAQSGNPQNELFNDLSDNIFNDQKPQNIFLIKATYRFVL; translated from the coding sequence ATGAAGACCACCTTAATTACCATTTGCGCGATGCTATTTGCGCAAATGGTACTTTTTTCACAAGACTCCACCGATGTTGTCGTCAAGCGAACCTATACCACGAAATTCCTAGACGGGACGGCCTCCCCTGCAATAGATGGCCTTATCGACGACCCGGGATGGGAAATCGTTGAATGGGAGGGCGACTTTATCGAACGACGCCCCGACGAAAACACCCAACCCGATCACAAGACAAAATTCAAAATAATTTACGACGAGAAGTTTTTATATGTTGGAATACGGGCCTATGACAGCGACCCGGATAAAATTGAAATGCGACTCTCGAGACGTGACGGCTTTCAAGGTGATTGGGTAGGCATATTTATAGATAGCTATCACGATAAGCGTAGCGCCTTCGGTTTTATCACAACAGCCGCAGGCGTAAAGGCTGATTTTTTTAGCTCGGAGAACGGCAACAATGAAGATGAAAATTGGAATCCGATATGGTACACCAAGACAAATATCGATAGCGAGGGATGGACGGCAGAGATGAAAATACCCTTTAGCCAGTTGAAATTCGGAAAAGCCAAGGAACAAGTTTGGGGCATTCAAGTAGATCGTCAATACTTTAGGGGAGAGGAGCGTTATGCCTGGCAGCGTATTAAACAAGACACGCCGGGTTTTGTGAGTGAATTTGGCCTGCTCGACGGGCTATTGAATCTAGAGCCCCAAAAGCAATTGGAAATACAGCCCTATGGCGTAGCCAAGCTAGAGACCTACGAAGCGGAAGAGGGAAACCCGTTTCGGGATGGCAACGACAGTCAAATTACGGGAGGGCTGGATGCCAAAATCGGGATTACGAACGACTTGACTTTGGATTTGACCGTAAATCCGGATTTCGGACAGGTTGAAGCAGATCCATCGGCTATAGCTTTAGATGGGTTTCAGATTTTTTTTAGGGAACAACGTCCCTTCTTTATAGAAAACCAGAATATTTTTGATTACCGGATAAGCAACTCCGAGGCGGGCAACACTTTCGGGTCCGATAATGTGTTCTATTCCCGACGTATCGGGAGGAGTCCACAAGGCTTTCCGAACACTGCCGACGGGGAATTTGTAGATCAGCCCGAGAATACCGCCATCCTTGGAGCGGCCAAATTCAGTGGTAAAACAAAAAACGGATGGTCCATAGGGGTTTTAGAAAGTGTAACGGCCAAGAAATATGCGACCATAGACAATAATGGGGAGCGACGGCGTGAAGTTGTAGAACCCTTGACGAATTATTTTGTAGGTCGTTTACAAAAGGATTTTAACGATCGAAATACTTTTGTGGGTGGTATTTTCACCGCCACGAACCGCGATCAATTGACCCCGGAACTCGATTTCTTACATAAATCGGCTTATTCCGGCGGTTTCGATATCAAACACCAATGGCAGGAGCGCGATTGGTACGTTGGTGGAAATATATTATTCAGTCACGTGATCGGTGGTACCGAAGCGATTGCGAATACACAGCAATCCATCGCCCACTTGTTTCAACGAGTCGGTGCGGACCATGTGTCCTTAGAGACGGATCGAACCTCTTTGACCGGCACGGGTGGAAATATACAATTGGGTAAGGTCGGCAATGGCAACTGGAAATTCGAAACGGGCGGAACTTGGCGCTCCCCCGAACTGGAATTGAACGATATTGGCTTCCAACGTCAAGCCGATGACATTCGGCATTATACATGGATCGGGTATCAAACGCTAAAACCCACCAAAACATTTCGAAGGGTAGGCATCAATTACAACCACTGGAGTGTCTGGGACTTTGGGGGCAATCATAATAGCCTGCGTTTCAATACCAATAGTTGGCAGAATTGGGACAACAACTGGTTTACGAATGTCGGATTCAATTACGAACCCAAGCAATTTTCGAATTTTGCCTTGCGTGGCGGTCCCAGATTACGACTTTCCCCTGAAATCGGTTTTTGGAACGGATACAACACCGATCGCCGTAAAAAAGTGCGTTTCAATGTATTTCATAGCGGTTCTAAGGGCGTAGACAATTCCTATTCCTTTTACAATATCGATTTTGGGGTAACCTACCAACCGTTCAACGCCTTAAGTATTTCGGCCAACCCGGGATATAGCATTAATATGGATAAATTGCAATATATCGATAACATTGAGGCCAATGGGAATACGACCTACCTGAATGGTACGGTAGACCAGCGAACCTTTAGCATGTCTTTACGTTTGAACTATACCATAAACCCGAATCTTACAATTCAATACTGGGGCCAGCCGTTCATTTCAAGGGGTAGGTATTCCGATTTCAAGGAAGTGACCGACCCGTTAGCAAAAACATTTGAAAATCGTATTTTAACCTATTCCCCTAATCAGATTTCTTTTGAAGAGGGTACCTATTCGGTAGATAGAAATTTGGATGCGACCACCGATTTCAGTTTTGGTGATCCGGACTTTTCCTTCGTACAATTTCGGTCAAATCTCGTCGTACGTTGGGAGTACATTCCGGGATCGGAAATCTTTCTGGTATGGTCGCAAGATTTGGCACAATCGGGCAATCCCCAAAATGAATTATTCAATGACTTAAGTGATAATATCTTCAACGACCAAAAACCACAAAATATATTTTTGATCAAGGCGACTTATCGGTTCGTATTGTAA
- a CDS encoding amidohydrolase family protein, with protein MKRPAIFLSTTLCLLFCLTSCSQTSDYDLAVENVSVFDSKNKTVLANRTILMNADTIARIIGASEKFVANETIDGKGRLATSGFIDTHTHLMQNYTNSSDFAPETIEGDQREVARGLMAHMYLAYGITTIIDMGQPEAWMDVTLNWQKNPSPEFPNLFICGGSIVSDEDRRQPQHHIEVMGPEDGRKKVRAYAEKGIKHMKLYRKLRKPDMEAMADEAKKYDITINTHTDNNVVTIDEAMEMGILNFEHFFTVTPSILNYDIHWKAMNEKYGIQMNSSIDEFAAHMVFFFSYIRENPEFEAKLEALFGRMAAKGASLSTALNVLASPAGKTDFFTSFEYFPIRRTPMVSYSDAQQKQLDSAFEGMLFYIKKAHDQGVKLRIGTDCRYGGRAMLHELMLFHDAGIPMEDILQIATLNGYESMKLDQEYGTIEVGKKADFLLFDQNPFDDPRNLLSEKTIVKGGKLVTLKKSLAYVLQDRIIDEGVDKGLTWFNKNKDTKTFGPLNPGELENVISTFIGDGRVAEAKAVLGLFTANFPERKVTIDGTLLTNGTYARLREKEYRDAITLYEFGRNNFPEADKTLPLAVLITMLKEGIVEAEKYHNVIKDDTAYIFNENEMNGVGYLLLQLEKPKEAIAIFRLNVEAFPDSWNVYDSLGEAYMIDGQKTLAIDNYRKSITLNPENEHGKNQLEKLGAR; from the coding sequence ATGAAACGACCCGCAATTTTCCTTTCAACGACCTTATGTCTTTTATTTTGTCTTACAAGCTGTAGTCAAACATCGGATTACGATTTGGCCGTAGAAAATGTGAGCGTTTTTGACAGCAAGAACAAAACGGTTCTGGCGAACCGGACCATCTTGATGAATGCAGATACCATAGCAAGGATTATCGGTGCATCCGAAAAATTTGTGGCAAACGAGACAATTGACGGAAAAGGGCGATTGGCGACCTCGGGGTTTATCGATACCCACACCCATTTAATGCAGAATTATACGAACAGCAGCGATTTCGCGCCGGAAACCATTGAAGGAGATCAGCGAGAGGTGGCGCGAGGCCTAATGGCCCACATGTATTTGGCCTATGGTATCACCACGATCATCGACATGGGACAACCCGAGGCTTGGATGGATGTCACCCTGAACTGGCAAAAGAATCCTTCTCCTGAATTTCCGAATTTGTTTATTTGCGGAGGGTCTATCGTTTCCGATGAAGACCGCCGCCAACCACAACACCATATAGAGGTGATGGGCCCGGAAGATGGGCGAAAAAAGGTGCGTGCCTATGCCGAAAAAGGGATAAAGCACATGAAACTGTACCGGAAATTACGAAAACCGGATATGGAGGCCATGGCAGACGAGGCTAAAAAGTACGACATCACCATCAACACCCATACCGATAATAATGTGGTGACTATAGACGAAGCCATGGAAATGGGAATCCTGAACTTCGAGCATTTCTTTACGGTCACTCCAAGTATCTTAAATTATGATATTCATTGGAAGGCAATGAACGAGAAGTATGGCATTCAAATGAACTCCAGTATAGACGAGTTTGCCGCCCATATGGTTTTCTTCTTTAGTTATATCAGGGAAAACCCCGAATTCGAAGCAAAATTAGAGGCCTTGTTCGGGCGAATGGCGGCCAAGGGCGCAAGTTTGAGCACCGCACTAAATGTGTTGGCGTCACCTGCCGGCAAGACCGATTTTTTTACCTCTTTCGAGTACTTTCCTATTCGAAGAACTCCTATGGTCTCCTATTCTGATGCACAGCAAAAACAATTGGATAGCGCTTTTGAAGGCATGCTATTTTATATAAAGAAGGCTCATGACCAAGGGGTGAAACTTCGTATTGGTACCGATTGTCGCTATGGCGGAAGAGCCATGCTGCACGAACTTATGCTGTTTCACGATGCGGGCATTCCAATGGAGGATATTTTGCAAATCGCCACCTTGAACGGCTATGAGTCGATGAAGCTTGATCAAGAATACGGCACCATCGAAGTAGGTAAAAAGGCCGATTTTTTGCTTTTTGACCAAAACCCGTTCGACGACCCTAGAAACCTGCTTTCCGAAAAAACCATTGTCAAAGGGGGGAAATTAGTCACCTTAAAAAAATCATTGGCCTATGTGCTCCAGGATAGAATAATCGACGAGGGAGTGGACAAAGGACTTACCTGGTTCAATAAGAACAAGGATACGAAAACGTTCGGGCCCTTAAATCCCGGTGAATTGGAAAATGTGATCAGTACGTTTATTGGTGATGGAAGGGTAGCCGAGGCAAAGGCCGTTCTCGGGCTGTTTACTGCGAATTTTCCCGAGCGAAAGGTGACTATCGATGGTACCCTGCTAACCAACGGTACTTACGCCCGCTTACGGGAAAAGGAATATCGAGATGCGATAACACTCTATGAATTCGGACGGAATAACTTTCCCGAGGCAGACAAAACGCTACCCTTGGCGGTGCTTATTACCATGCTAAAAGAAGGTATTGTCGAAGCGGAGAAATACCATAATGTTATCAAGGACGATACGGCGTACATTTTCAATGAAAATGAAATGAACGGGGTCGGTTATCTCTTATTGCAACTCGAGAAACCAAAAGAAGCCATTGCTATTTTCAGGCTTAACGTGGAGGCCTTCCCTGATTCTTGGAACGTTTACGATAGTTTAGGGGAAGCCTATATGATCGACGGTCAAAAAACTTTGGCGATAGACAACTATAGAAAATCGATAACGCTAAATCCGGAAAACGAGCACGGCAAGAATCAATTAGAAAAGCTTGGTGCGCGTTAA
- a CDS encoding DUF4097 family beta strand repeat-containing protein, whose product MKNLVTVLLIGLISLTTTAQKVIEKNIDFSNQQVILDLRFAYHMDIQTWDKNEIYFKADLRTKEGKYLDLYELDIDEGANTIAITSNAQPIFEAFHEEWNANNPDKKKRYYNSGDLYEFNYVVYIPKNAKFELSSINGSLTSEIIEGDFKAELINGDIEIKSYAGDLDLRTINGAIDLKMLNADLVAETIHGDIYADEQLKFKSENRHVGQKIEGSSGKGSNRLRLNTINGNMYLRL is encoded by the coding sequence ATGAAAAATTTAGTGACGGTACTTTTAATCGGTCTTATCAGCCTAACGACAACTGCCCAAAAAGTAATCGAAAAAAATATCGATTTTTCGAATCAGCAGGTAATCCTAGATTTACGATTTGCGTACCATATGGACATCCAAACGTGGGATAAGAATGAAATATATTTTAAGGCCGATTTACGGACCAAGGAGGGAAAATATCTAGACTTATATGAATTGGATATTGATGAAGGTGCGAACACCATTGCGATTACATCAAACGCGCAACCTATATTCGAAGCTTTTCATGAGGAGTGGAACGCTAATAACCCCGATAAAAAAAAGAGGTACTATAATTCCGGTGATTTATATGAATTCAACTATGTGGTCTATATCCCTAAAAATGCAAAATTCGAACTCAGCAGCATTAACGGAAGCCTTACATCGGAAATTATCGAAGGGGATTTCAAGGCAGAGCTGATCAATGGCGATATCGAGATCAAATCCTATGCCGGCGACTTGGATTTAAGAACGATAAACGGCGCAATAGATCTTAAGATGTTGAATGCCGATTTGGTTGCCGAGACCATTCATGGCGATATCTATGCCGACGAACAACTGAAATTCAAGTCTGAAAATCGTCATGTTGGGCAAAAAATCGAGGGGAGTTCCGGAAAGGGTTCCAACCGACTACGGCTCAATACGATAAACGGGAACATGTATCTCAGACTTTAG
- a CDS encoding ankyrin repeat domain-containing protein, producing the protein MKNVIIVLLLGFFSLSLSAQQNDTKYEKNKFDCQELLKAVKDGNVQEIKRLLKTIDPNCVYREDGEPRSPLVSAARTGNLEIGRLLVDAKADIEFHAMGDETPLMAASKNGGLDFVKYLISNGAKVNKQLLGDGTALLVAARNGHLKTVSYLLSEGAEVNAVVPGDGTALIQSIKNNHYDISEILLENGADPYLASPGDEYPMFYALESSRGHMVALLEKYQKK; encoded by the coding sequence ATGAAAAATGTAATTATAGTACTTCTACTCGGTTTTTTTAGTCTTTCACTTAGTGCGCAGCAAAACGATACAAAGTATGAGAAAAACAAATTCGATTGCCAGGAACTCCTAAAGGCGGTAAAGGATGGAAACGTACAGGAAATTAAGCGATTGCTAAAAACCATAGACCCGAACTGTGTGTATAGAGAAGATGGCGAACCGCGATCACCTTTGGTTTCAGCAGCTAGGACAGGTAATCTGGAAATTGGAAGACTGTTGGTCGATGCAAAGGCGGATATAGAATTTCATGCTATGGGTGATGAGACACCGCTAATGGCCGCATCAAAAAATGGCGGGTTGGATTTTGTGAAATATTTGATTTCTAATGGTGCGAAAGTAAACAAACAACTCTTAGGAGATGGTACTGCACTGTTAGTCGCGGCTAGAAACGGACATCTAAAAACGGTGAGTTACCTCCTCAGCGAAGGTGCGGAAGTGAATGCCGTAGTTCCCGGTGATGGCACAGCCCTAATACAGTCGATTAAGAATAATCATTATGACATCTCAGAAATACTGTTGGAAAACGGAGCGGACCCTTATTTGGCATCGCCGGGAGACGAGTATCCCATGTTTTATGCATTGGAGTCAAGCCGTGGGCATATGGTTGCATTATTGGAAAAATATCAAAAAAAATAG
- a CDS encoding DUF4097 family beta strand repeat-containing protein, whose amino-acid sequence MKKILSFLVICALASSLQAQSDYSKPLNGIEWVKIESNSEIILKTHDKDEILIKALDLEPKPERAKGLKLVGVGGEDNTNVGFNVVQTGSDLIVQSVRKAGGAEIYLPKSQNVSVTNSWNGDIRIDGFTGEVEANANLNGGLRLKNVSGPITAYALNEGIQVEFEEINQDSPIVIRTTNGEIDVTLPENTPADLYLSSWNGDIYSNFDLKRPDKNGLKSISGKDVKGSINNGGVTIKLKSTNGNIYLRKK is encoded by the coding sequence ATGAAAAAAATACTATCATTTTTAGTTATCTGTGCACTGGCCTCGAGCCTGCAGGCACAATCGGATTACAGTAAACCGCTAAACGGAATCGAATGGGTTAAAATAGAATCGAATTCCGAAATCATTTTAAAAACCCACGATAAGGATGAAATTCTAATCAAGGCCCTTGACCTAGAGCCGAAACCGGAAAGGGCCAAAGGGCTCAAACTGGTTGGAGTAGGAGGTGAGGACAATACCAATGTCGGCTTTAATGTCGTGCAGACGGGTAGTGATCTCATCGTTCAAAGTGTACGAAAGGCCGGAGGAGCGGAAATTTACCTCCCAAAATCACAAAATGTGTCGGTGACCAACTCCTGGAACGGTGATATTCGAATCGACGGATTTACTGGAGAGGTGGAAGCAAATGCCAATTTAAACGGAGGTCTTCGCCTTAAAAACGTATCAGGACCCATAACCGCTTATGCGTTGAATGAAGGCATTCAGGTCGAGTTTGAGGAAATCAACCAAGATTCCCCCATTGTCATTCGTACGACTAATGGCGAAATCGATGTAACCCTGCCGGAAAATACCCCCGCCGATTTGTATTTAAGTTCTTGGAATGGGGATATCTATTCAAATTTCGATTTGAAACGCCCGGACAAAAACGGACTCAAATCGATTTCCGGGAAAGATGTAAAGGGATCGATCAACAACGGTGGTGTCACTATCAAGCTCAAATCGACCAACGGCAATATCTATCTCAGAAAAAAATAA
- a CDS encoding HEAT repeat domain-containing protein, with protein MQKNDHISEMLPDYLDGVLKPGEMRAIAAHLSDCESCSKELEDIKQLFQAIESETVETPSAALRTNFLEQLEEEKKSLSKIDSSSSEETFAKNLWPNGLLKIAAGIALLIGAFLLGRQQTQQTANSEIALLNEEKSEFKQTAMLSLMENKSASRRIQGVNYVAESKTPDEAIIRALTDRLHYDDNVNVRAAAVGVLINFTSSTIVTKAFIAALSTESDPGIQIEIIQFLGKIQEKKAVAPMRELMEKEDTQPFVKKQIASVLPNII; from the coding sequence ATGCAAAAAAACGATCATATTTCAGAAATGCTTCCCGATTATTTAGACGGGGTTCTAAAGCCTGGGGAAATGCGGGCGATAGCGGCGCATCTTAGCGACTGCGAATCCTGCTCGAAAGAGCTGGAAGATATAAAGCAGTTGTTTCAGGCTATCGAATCCGAAACGGTAGAAACTCCTTCAGCGGCATTAAGGACCAATTTCCTCGAACAATTGGAAGAGGAGAAGAAATCACTGTCCAAAATCGATTCGTCATCCTCAGAAGAGACATTCGCAAAGAATTTGTGGCCGAATGGTCTTTTGAAAATAGCAGCAGGTATCGCGCTTTTGATCGGTGCTTTCCTATTGGGGAGGCAGCAAACACAACAAACCGCCAATTCTGAAATCGCCCTTTTGAACGAGGAAAAATCGGAATTTAAGCAGACGGCCATGTTGTCCCTTATGGAAAATAAATCGGCTAGTAGACGTATTCAAGGCGTGAACTATGTAGCGGAGTCCAAGACGCCGGACGAGGCTATTATCAGAGCATTGACAGACCGTTTGCATTATGACGATAATGTTAATGTGCGCGCTGCCGCAGTAGGGGTTTTGATAAATTTTACCAGTTCCACCATCGTAACAAAGGCCTTTATAGCAGCCCTGAGCACCGAAAGCGATCCGGGAATACAAATCGAGATCATTCAATTTTTAGGAAAAATTCAAGAGAAAAAAGCAGTAGCGCCAATGCGGGAATTAATGGAAAAGGAAGACACACAGCCCTTTGTTAAAAAACAAATAGCATCCGTATTGCCAAATATCATTTAA
- a CDS encoding RNA polymerase sigma factor: protein MEQLTDEDLMSKVAKGNLDVLKILFERHHRHVFNFLYKMCGDRMLSEDLTQEVFYKVMKYRTSYHSGKFVSWLFTIARNGLKTYYRRDKKNHAELDAVINKKAEKEADNGDYSDLHLALSQLDPSDRELLILNRFQEIRYAELAEIVGSTPGAVRTKVSRALQKLKKIYLKT from the coding sequence TTGGAACAATTGACCGACGAGGATTTAATGTCAAAAGTCGCAAAGGGAAACTTGGATGTGCTCAAGATACTTTTTGAAAGGCACCATAGGCACGTGTTCAATTTTCTGTACAAGATGTGCGGGGATAGAATGTTGAGCGAGGATTTGACGCAGGAGGTCTTTTATAAGGTGATGAAATACAGAACCTCCTACCATAGCGGAAAATTCGTTTCCTGGCTTTTTACCATAGCCAGAAATGGATTAAAGACCTATTATAGAAGAGACAAGAAAAATCATGCAGAACTCGACGCGGTCATAAACAAAAAGGCTGAAAAGGAAGCGGACAACGGCGATTATTCGGATTTACATTTGGCCTTGAGCCAATTGGACCCTTCGGACCGGGAGCTGTTGATTTTAAACCGATTTCAGGAAATCAGATATGCAGAACTGGCCGAGATCGTCGGGAGTACGCCCGGTGCGGTTAGAACTAAAGTGAGCAGGGCATTACAAAAATTAAAAAAAATCTATTTGAAAACATAG